One segment of Thermococcus sp. DNA contains the following:
- a CDS encoding PCNA-inhibitor → MDKQLDEFLSSVSSESLEKAKKTEKKRRRLKPTNLEAFLPEEHINYFKGLRIGSKKIRNARIEEL, encoded by the coding sequence ATGGACAAGCAGCTCGATGAGTTCCTCTCTTCGGTGTCTTCGGAAAGTCTGGAAAAAGCCAAAAAAACCGAAAAGAAGCGCAGAAGGCTTAAGCCTACGAACCTGGAGGCTTTTCTTCCCGAAGAGCACATCAACTACTTCAAAGGCCTCAGGATAGGTTCCAAGAAGATCAGGAACGCAAGGATAGAGGAGTTATAG